The nucleotide window GGAGGTGATCGCGATCTGGAAGGACACGGTCATCCTCGTGAACGTGTACAAGGCCGACGCCAAGAAGGTCACGAACTTCTGCATCGGCGAGGACGCGTCCTGCGATTTCCCGATCGCGCCCGAGCAGCTCGGCGGCCAGACCAAGCTTCCGCTGGTGGTCAACCAGGCCGGCGGCGGAGCCACCATCAACTTCCCGACGAAGGCAAACGGTGACGTCACCTTCGAGGATGGCCGCCGCATACCGCTCGCCGAGCTCGTGAGCACCGGGCAGGCTCACCCGAGCGGCGAGGCGTCCGGATGTCACAGCCTCCAGCTGCCGCCGCGCGGCCGCGTGAAGGTCGATGTCGGCGACTTCACGTTCCTCGTCAATTCGGTCCCCAACCCGCGGAAGCTCGTGGCGCCGATCACGTTCGATTGGGGCAACCAGCTCTTCCTGGGCGCGTCGGCCCTGCTCCACGTCCTGCTCATCTTCCTGGCGTTCTTCGACGTGCCGGATCTCCTGGGCATGTCGCTCGACTTCCTCGATGACGCCAACCGCGGCGTGAAGTACGCGCCGCTCGAGCTCGAGAAGAAGAAGCTCGAAGAGGACAAGAAGAAGGACGACGAGGGCGGACAGGGCAAGAAGCACAAGGACGAAGAAGGCCAGATGGGCAAGCGGGACGCGCAGAAGACCAACAACCGCTACGCCATCAAGGGTCCTGCNNNNNNNNNNCAAGGATCTGCGCATGGCGCGCGGGATGGCCAAGGAAGCCGGCATCCTGCAGTACCTCACGGCGGCCAACGTCCCGGTGTCTCCGTTCGGCGCGGATCAGCCCCTCGGCATCGACCCGGAGAACGCGCTCGGCGCGCTCCTCGGCGACCAGATCGGTGACAACTTCGGCTACGGCGGACTCGGCGTCAACGGCACGGGCCGCGGCGGTGGCGGCACCGGCGAGGGCACCATCGGCCTCGGCGCCCTCGGCACCATCGGTCACGGCGCGGGCGGCGGCACGGGCTCGGGTTACGGCCGCGGCGCCGGCGGTCTCGGCGGACGGCGCGGCAAGGTGCCGCAGATCCGCTCCGGCGCGGCGATGGTCAAGGGCTCGCTGTCGAAGGAAGTCATCCGCCGCATCGTCCACCGCCACATCAACGAGGTGAAGTTCTGCTACGAGCGCGAGCTGGCCTCGAGACCCGATCTCGCCGGCCGCGTTTCGATCAAGTTCATCATCATGGGCACCGGCGCGGTCCAGATGGCGGCGGTCGCCGAGTCCACCATCGGCAACCCGAACGTGGAGAACTGCATCGCGCAGGCGGTCCGGCGCTGGACCTTCCCGCAGCCCGAGGGCGGCGGCATCGTCATCGTCACCTATCCGTTCCAGCTCGAGGCGCCCGAGGGCTAGCCTCGCGCCCCCCCTGCCTCCTCGCAACCG belongs to Pseudomonadota bacterium and includes:
- a CDS encoding FHA domain-containing protein, whose translation is MSALSIQFKVSKGGTVLREVTLSQDVIKIGRMATSHLQVDDELVSRMHAVIEVGGPGQVFIFDLGSATGTLVNGKKVNKAPLNSGDVITLGGVEVAVTFEAAADAAQDAAPAAMPSYPPAAAMPPGFGAPAGIAMPPMMAPYGGAAPVRKIVTRPAVMIDPATMEDVSRYATEVIAIWKDTVILVNVYKADAKKVTNFCIGEDASCDFPIAPEQLGGQTKLPLVVNQAGGGATINFPTKANGDVTFEDGRRIPLAELVSTGQAHPSGEASGCHSLQLPPRGRVKVDVGDFTFLVNSVPNPRKLVAPITFDWGNQLFLGASALLHVLLIFLAFFDVPDLLGMSLDFLDDANRGVKYAPLELEKKKLEEDKKKDDEGGQGKKHKDEEGQMGKRDAQKTNNRYAIKGPA
- a CDS encoding AgmX/PglI C-terminal domain-containing protein, which gives rise to KDLRMARGMAKEAGILQYLTAANVPVSPFGADQPLGIDPENALGALLGDQIGDNFGYGGLGVNGTGRGGGGTGEGTIGLGALGTIGHGAGGGTGSGYGRGAGGLGGRRGKVPQIRSGAAMVKGSLSKEVIRRIVHRHINEVKFCYERELASRPDLAGRVSIKFIIMGTGAVQMAAVAESTIGNPNVENCIAQAVRRWTFPQPEGGGIVIVTYPFQLEAPEG